The window attcatatatatatatatattatatataaattggtTATATCTTTTTTTActaatcatttaatttttagaaGAAGTTTTGGAATAGTTGTACAGCATGAGGTATAGTAGATAGTtcaaacatataaaagtgagaGAATGTCTGTATAAAATATAGCCTAATATAAAATAGTAGTGTATATGGATGATTTTTGACATCTAGTCATACCTATAACTCAGAAACCTGTTAATATGTATTCtctaattctgacatatctCCCCTGACAGCAGCTCTGGCAGCATCTATACTGTCCTCTCTAATGGTTGGTCTAGCACCACTCGCACTAAGGCTATTGTTCACATCACGTTCTTGACTGTCTTGGTGGCTACTTCTGTCAAGTTCCTCTTCCTCATCGCTGGAGAGGTCAGCAGGGTGTTGCTGACAAGGATTATATCTTTGCAAGACTTCTACCTGTATACATAAAAAACACTATCTGATATCATTCCACTATTAGAGTAGATAGAGTTCTAGTGTTTATCATGATGTTATTACTCGTCCACTGAGTTTAAAGATTTGGTTACACAGGCTATTGATAGGGAAGCTTGTCAGTATATTTCTAGCTGATCAGGTTCACAGAAAATAAAGACTAAGGAAAACTCAGCTTTCTCCAAAATATCTATTTGTAAAAGATTTACCATCAAATCTGTAGTTACAGATAGTATAGTTATAAGATTGACATAttaaatatactgtaaaacccaTAGTTGAGCGCCATGGTGcactattttttaaccctttcttTAAAGTGGAGCTATATTAAAGGTGTTGTTCAAATAGAGGGCatcgctgtatttttcaaatatcttgtcagaattttgggaaaataattttaacagttttacggccgaagcgaatgtcacctatattttgtagTTTCCTTTGGGTGAGCGAcgttaacccttttggatgcaatagtTCTACTACACCTTACCTTCAACTTGTAGTAACTATCACTATCACCTTCAACTGATTGTACTTATTTCAACCATAGTCTGTGAATAAAcatgcattgagaaactgagTAATATCTCTATACCAGTTGATGTTTATTGCTTGAAATTAACATATGATGATCTTGTAAactgcgttgcaatttgttggtgctttcaatttttttatttttctctacaTGCATAGGCTTATTTTcagtttataactatatttaagaatgttgcattaaagctcattgcactcgtTGATAtgtttgataataataatataaatgtatcaattgctacaaatatgtagaacaaaagttaacatttttgaaacaaaaatacttgCATCCTTTGCTTGGCAGGTTGCAttatgattgttgctttcgtatGGAACCATTTCATCATCTTCTAGCTGCTCAATACCTTCCACCGTGCCTGCTGACCTGAACTATTTTTCTACACTGCTGAACCagttgatattagcatccaaaccattttttttagcagagcacatTTTTACGCGTTGCTACATGAATTTGAGAAATGTTTCGCAAAAATAATGATAGTCTTTTAGCAGGATGAGCACGTAGCACAAGTCATCTAGATTACAtgggtgtcaaactcattttcaccgagggccacatcagcgtaatggctgtcctcaaagggccagatgtaacttataattgtaaagAATCatgtaaaataacttaaactagtctttgatattaaataactctgactttattacttaaagttgcaaacagaacagttgcacagcaaaacatgcagaacacttgttttcgaaaaaaatcagaaaagttacacaatacccatcaacatgggcatactttcagtaaaatcaaaaattgtgagctgctaagaacatgaatttgttggcatacacacattaaatctgcaaacactaaataattgcaacagcagcaacacaatatcaatatgtaagcagcaaaaaatcaaaaatttgtttgctgaaacaaagttagacttgcaccaacgaaattacaaaatatacaatgtttgactaaaattagtaatttattacatacaatacaaagttatgaatattatttatacatgtacagttagtcatgaacagacttgccaacccaagagtggggcaatgcgtgagatttaattttggggcaattgatgtatcaatgacagcatatataaaattttagaaattggggcaaaaatctcacgcatttccattttttctttggggtgattgcgtgagtctcacgcccaatgcgtgagagttggcaggtatggtcatgaacagacctgccaacccaagagtggggcaatgcgtgagatttggttttggggcaattgatgtatcaatgatagtatatataaaattgtggaaattggggcaaaaatctctcgcattttcattttttctttagggcgattgcgtgagtctcacgcccaatgcgtgagagttggcaggtatggtcatgaacatgaaaatcacgaaactataatttcgaatttttcctCGTGAGTATTATcttcaaagcatagcaaatctacatccaaatataactcaaataaactgtcataaacatgtttcaaacaataacaatatgttcagtaactctgttcttgacttttcagacttcagggCAGCTCTAAGAatgaatatgatcctatcgagattgaatgataactttagtctgactacggttgacagcctaaaaagggcatttttattcgagtgtaacgattaaaattgacaaaattaaaagttagtagaaactttgaaacattaaaaataatgtttaaatttgatttatgcagtctctcactgtcttaccccttctgaatctgcatatttacttctggagttgaaaaaaaagatcgcgaacgataaattTGAAAGTGACAGCGATGATTTTCGGTTCAGTAAGATGTCGCAATGGGCGTagtaatttagttataacttttgccagagagatCATTGAGACATTAatgtacgtttgtttgattggccagaaactttttttctgactaatcaaaattattcttacgtaatgtaaaaataacaacacaaggaatagataaatttcagaggcaagataactcgcgttggtgtgtgcctagcaacgttataaatacgagAGAATGAGTCTCGTGCGAATGGGTAATTAAGCCCTCGCGAgccacataaaatgaggtgacgggccacatgtggcccgcgggccatgtgtttcccagggctgatactcctccctaaaaggcccattaggttcggcccaaaatcacgttttaggggggggggttttcagaccatgaggcactgtcagtgaatttgctactttaggggtgGTTTCCACAGCCAAaccagtaaaagggcccatgctcattaaggttttattcagccaaagtaataccaaaAATTTGCACCGaaattccagtcttcattttaatacAAATCGCATTAGAATCTGCATGCTTGCTGACGGGAAACAAATagaaaagagacagtcgacactgaATCATCTTAGCAACTCTTTAGCCATATACTCAGAACGAATGATATGCTATTTCTTTCATTGATATTTACtatgttttcctttgtaaattaaaatgatgatctgatggttgatgtttggaatcagttttattatcCCTTTTTGCAGGCTTAATgacattttgttgttttgcgatactgacgctaGTCGGCAGAGCAACTATTATGTGCTGTACAACACCTGTGCTGTAGATATTGTGTCTTATCATTGAAGGTGCACACATTTAACAATCTCAGTCTATTCTATACTGATAGTACTGATGTATTCTGTGAGTAGAAGAAGTCATGATGACTCTTACACTATGCTGTTGGTTCACTCTATTGTATAACTCTGACAGCAGTCAGCAGTTACAGGAAGTAGCATTTAATTGATAGTTTTCTCAGTTCCACAGTCAGCGGGCTGACCAGATAGAGATGGAAATTAACCAGGTTTCACCTTATGTCATGTAGTCTTACAATCTTAGGGATAATTTTCCTTGTAAACATTATGAGAATGTCAATTTATCTGCAGTATGTTGAGATTTATTGTTACTAGACAAGTATCCTTCAAAGATATAAGATTTATTATAACCAATGCATACCTATTGATCACAATATATACTTTGTATTAAGTTATTAACAGTGAGCTATCTAATTTTGATGGGTTGTATTCTAAATAGAAATATCAAGTTACAAATGTATGTGTAGACTTTCACCAGCTTACCTTACAAAGTATATTATCTCTACATGTTATTACTGTATAcgttatatataaactagttcTATCTTTTCTTACCAATCATTTAAATCTTGGAAGAAAATTGGAATAACTATACTGCACTGTGGATGGCAAAATAgtcagtataaatatataatataaaagtgaGAGAAGTACTATATAaagtataatgtaatataaaagaGTGGGGTATATGGATGGTTATGTTTGACATCTAGTCATATCTATAACTCAGCCACCTGCTCATATCAATGATATTCAGccccaaaggatagccgacggcgctcatatggccggggtttaatgatgaagctccgttgggattaacccgaacacggcacccgaacaaacaaatatgctgaataaagcaccttgtaaatttacgaatattatgaactatagtggttattttacttatctgttgaattcattttgttgtcaaataaatatagtatcccaatattgtcaccgttatgatcagtcagttgccattcacaagcattcgttatattaatagtcacaatcgtaaaatagctcaaattcggttttgcattagattttgagtatgaaaactacactgcacagctttgcctgctgtcccatcttattggcaaggtaaaacaatgtaaaaccgatgaaagactttgtcattttatattaggagtggcaaaatattaatcaaaaactagaaaagaaatgccgttgttcgggtaattatattcaactttaggcatattgttatattgctggggagcaataaagcactcaccgtgaactcctgatcacaagaggccgtcagcttggtttccagtcactatatagcgatggggggtcacgtgtctcctagacgtctaagccgtagcctaatagccgtctaagccgtagcttccagtagctataacttctagtagtctatttagcctgtggttctttattcctgaacgtgttacaatatgaatatataacatgcccTTTTTTTTAAGACTACACCGCTTAATCTAAAATCCAAATACGAACTCTAATTCTAATATACTCAAATTTACCCAAGTGCAACCACTATTAGCAGAACACATAATCTCACAAGAGGAGCGTTAAATTCAATGAAGCAGGGTTATCAAGCCAAGCAGGTTAGATAATCacaaaagcttcaaatcatAGTTACCGTTTCGAAGATGAGATAAATAACTCTCTACTCACCCAATAGTCTGTTTACTTACTCGTCTTTCCTTCAGTCATCAGTTAGCgcaaatttaacagttttaatcGCACCCCAATCCATCTCAATCTACCTCATCTCCATTTAGCAAATCACCTTCCTCCATACTGGCAGTATCCCCATACCAATCGGCCTTCTCATGTTCCTCCTCCATTGCCACCAGGTTATCTgaaacttttggctcagaaccagcaagctggtcgtcattgccactctgaacctttggctcagaaccagcaagctggtcgtcactgccactctgaacttttggctcagaaccagcaagctggtcgtcgtTGCCACTAtgaacttttggctcagaaccagcaagctggtcgtcattgccactcttTTCGGAGCTTTCAGGTTGGACCTCCTCTTTGggttcctcaaccttactctcctcACAATTAGCATCTCTGCTAGGGACTACTCTCACAGGTTTCAGGTTGGATCTCCTCTTTGgattcctcaaccttactctccttTCTAGTAGTCGTTACGGAACGCGCGCTCTTTGCACCCCTCCTCTGAGCCCTCTTTTGCTTTACAGCAGCCAAGTGCAACAGAGCCTCTCTATACTCCTTCTCACTCTCAATCTCCTCCTCCAACtctctctcgtccttctctatAGCAGACAATGCGCGCTTGTACTGCTCCTCTACTTGTCTCCTCCTATGCAAGAGCATAGCTTTCCTCTGCTCGATGGCAGCCTCGGTCGAAACAGACTCCGACTCCATCTCTTCTACAAAACTATCCATCTTAGCAACAAAGGGTAAACTTAAACTAGGCTTCTTCAACTTAGAATCCGGTCCCCTATTGTTACTCTCCTCTACCCTACGCTTAATACCCGCTGCAATATCTCTATAGGAAGACCCACCAAGAGTACATCCTGCAAGTCCATGGTCTAATTTCCCACAAAACCTACACAATGTCTTCTTGCAATCTACCGCAAAATGTCCTTGCACtttacaattataacaaataaatccaggacactgagcagcataatggTCTCTAAAGCTTTTGCAGACAACACACTTAATGTTACCTGGCTTACCGTACACTTCTTTCTTACCTTCGCTCTCGTTCTTACCCGACTCACTCCCCTTCTGCTTACTAAACACTGTGTTACCTTCTGAATCCCTTGTCACCTTCACACCTCCACCCCTGCTTCTACCTGCACCGCCGCTCTCGGCACCACCACCTCCCGGCGAATCGCCAGCACTCTTCATAAGTGATAGAGAAGTAAGATTGGTCTGATATCAATCTGAAACTATAAACAAGGTCATTTATAATATTCCATACCATATTTCTTAGGTGGTTTACTAACTCGACCTGAGCTAGTGACAACAGGTTCTCTACTAAGAGGCACAAATTTACTTCTAGAATTTCTTCTAGGCAAATCATTACTATTTCCTGGAACGAGTCTATTCTCAACAACAGAGGTTTCCTCCTCGTGTTCACTGATGCCAGAAGTTTCCTCCACGTACTCAGCCACACCAGGAGTTTCCGCCCCTTGTTCAAGGATCTCTAAATCAGGGATCATGTTCTCCTGACTTTCAGATAAACCGTtggcattttttactatttcagaGTTGCCCTCTTTTGAGGAGTAGCTATCCAAGGAAAGACAATTTTCCTCAGAAGGGTCAGACAATGTGTTCCCGTCATCagaattcaacaaaaacaaatgttttctatttctgcGTATTTCAGTCATGCCTACATTGACCCAGTAACTTTCAGGGGATTTATCCTTTCTCAAAACTATACCTCTTGAACCTACATCAGTAGGAgcttttacataaaccatttgaCCAGGTTTTAACTCGTCTAACTTTGAAACTCTATACTTTTTATCCCACCGTttcttaattttctttttacgtCTAATTTCATTTTCTTCAAACAGTTCATAGTCTACATCACTTTCATATGGGAAGCCCAAGTTTGATCTAATAGCTCGACCAAAAATCAGATCACTTGGCGTATATCCTGAAGCCAAAGGTGTAGTCCTATACGCAGACAAAGCCACATCTTTATCTCGGCTTTTCTCCCATAatcctttaacaatttttacagCGCTTTCTGCTAAACCATTAGAACAAGGATACCGGGGGCTACTAGTAGTTAGAATGAAGCCCATTTTCTCTCCAAAGtttctaaattctttactagCATAACAAGTTCCATTATCAGACCTGATAACGTTGGGTATACCAAATCGAGAAAACAGATACTTGAGTACTCGAATTATCTCTCTTGCAGTTTGAGATTCTATATGCAGACATTCTATCCACTTCGAATAATAGTCTATAACTATCAGATAATATTCGTTATCAAACACAAGTATATCCGAGCCTATCACCTCCCATGATTTAGAAGGCATTTCTGCTTCATACATAGGCTGATGTTTAACTTGACCAtgcataatgcaaacattacatCTACTTATATAATCTGCAATCTCCTTACTATAATCAGGCCACCAAAAATGACGCTGAGCTCGTCTGCGACATTTCGTTATGCCTTGATGACCTTCATGACAAATTTCCAAATACTGCAGTCTTAATGACTTGGGAATATACAGCCTAgagtcatataacaatatattactaTAAATACTTAATCTCTCTCTAGATCCATATAAACCTATCAGTTCTTTACTAGAACCATCCATTTTAGATGGCCAACCAAAATATAAATACTCTATACACTTGAGAGCATCTGAATCTTTACTAACCTCTTCTCTTAGTTTCTCTTCTTTAACGTCCCCATATGCAGAAGAGGAAACTATCGAGTTAACATAAGCTTCTACCTTATTACAAACAGCTTTACTTACCTCATCACAAACAGCACCACTGTTCGGACGGCTAAGCAAATCAGCAATGAACATATCTTTCCCAGGAGTGTGGAAAACATCATAATCATATCTCATTAGTCTTAACTTAAAACGTGGTACTCTTACAGGTAGTTTAGACAAATCCTTTTCACCTAAAATCGCAATTAAAGGCTTATGGTCCGTctctatttcaaattttctaccaactaaatagtaatcaaacttctcacatgcccatGTCGTAGCTAAAGCTTCCTTTTCGACCATGGCATATCTACCTTCAGTTTCAGTCATTTTTCTAGAAGCGTATTCTACAGGTTGCCACGCACCTTTCTCGTTATACTGCAGCAAAACTGCACCTAGTGCATTTTTACTAGCATCAGCAGAAACTCTATGTTTAGCATTTATCTCGAAAGTACATAATACTGGACTATTAGAAATTTCTTTCTTAACAGTTTCAAAAGCTTCTTATTGGTCAGGACCCCAATACCATTTCGATTTACTACCCGTTACTCCATAAACCGCAGTACATAAACCAGCtaaccttttattaaacttcatcAAATAATTAACCATTCCGGTAAATCTCCTGGTCTCCTTTTTGCTCCTCGGAGGCTTCATTTCAACTATAGCTTTTATTTTACCTGGGTCTGGTTTAATACCAGCACTGCTAACCAAATGTCCTAAAAACTTCACCTCGGTACatccaaattcacatttttctttcCTCAAAGTCATCCCAGACTTCTcaattctatttaaaactttatgtaaacGTTGCCAATGTTCGGTTACAGTTTTACCGTAAACTAAAATGTCGTCCATCAAACATACAATTCCGTCTAAGCCTTTCAATATCTTTTCCATTTCCCTCTGAAAAAATTCAGGGGCTGAAGATATCCCAAAAGGCATTCTCTTAAAGCAAAATCTACCCCATGGGGTTACAAAAGTTGTCAATTctttgcatttcttatcaagTCTAACTTGCCAAAATCCAGAGTTAGCATcaagtttggaaaacataactCCTTTTGCCAGTTTACTCAACATGTCTGATATCCTAGGTAAAGGATATACTTCCCTTCTAACACATTTATTCAAATTGGTCAAATCTACACACATTCTAATCTTACCACCTTGTTTTGGAGCGATGGTAAGACCAGAACACCAATCAGTTGCTTTTTCTATAGGTTCTATAACCTTACTTTccaacattttatcaatttcttttttagctttttcacgCAAGCCTGCTGCAATAGGCCTAGGCGCGTACAATCTAACGGGTTCAGCATTCCTATTTATGTCAATACTAAAAATACCAGGCATTGTTCCTAGTCCCTCGAATGTCTTAGGAAATTCCTTCAAAGGGTCAAATTCATTAGCACACAAAGCATTAATAACTGCTAACAAATTCAACTTCTTAATCTCGGGCATACCTAAAAGATTTCTTCTAGAACCTTTAAGTATGTAAACAGAAGTATCAATAGCTCTGTAAGtacttttaatagctacatcagctactcctaaaacattcaatctatttccatcagctccattcaaaatttgctcgggttcttttaaattcaaaccaaGCTTTCTACTAGCTTTCTCAGTCATAGTGGACACATCAGCTCCTGCGTCAAAACTAAATTCCATATCCTTACCATTTACAGATAAATTTCTGACAAATTTCTCGTCTAGTCAGCTGCTATGACTAGACTCAGAAAACCTTACTCTGGGAGTAGGACTTCTTCTACCTTCACTACTTCCACTACTTTCGTACCTATCTCTCCTTTGACTCCTACGTACCTTGCAGTCCTTAATTGTGTGCCCTTTGGGAGCACAAAAAAAGCATCTTACCTCTGGACAAAATCTGATTTCATGTCCTCTCACCCCACAACCATAGCATTTATCTGCCCCTGGGAATTGATACCGTCTAGAATTTTTGCTAGATCTATCATCATATCTCCTCGGGGAATACCTGTCTCTACTTCTCCTACGCCATTCAAATGGTCTCTCTCTAACAGAATCCCTAGATGAACTACTATAGTCTCTAGAGCTTCTAactttactatagtctttatcgtatttacttGACTTCCTATCCTTACCATACCCTCTAGATTTATATTTGTCTCTAGAAGATACTCTATTCATTTCTTTCTCATTATCAAAATCAGAGTCAAATTTAAATTGACTATCTTTGCCCTCTGATTTGTTTTCTACTGCATCTACTTCCAATTTCACATTAAAATTGCCTGCTTTAACAGTTTCCATAGCTCTTTCTGAATCTCTAGCTATTTTTTTAGCTCTCAAGATACCTGAAAACTTAGTCCAATTCAAGTCATTTTGTTGCATCAGCTGAGATCAAAGAGAAGATTCTCTCAACCCATTAACTGCAATAGCTAAAGCAAATTCTTGTCTCAAAGCATCATGTTCAGTTCCAAAAGTCATTTTTCTACTTAAATCTTCAATTCGTAATAAATagtcattttcattttctcctaTAGCCTGACTAGCGGTTACAAATctcattgttttaacataaacagTTGCTTCAGATTCataaacagttttcaaaagTTCCATGGCTCCCTCATATGTAGAAGTTGCACTTTTTTGATCAAAACCTAAAGATGTCAAAGCTGCTCTACCTGCCTTACCCACAGCATTCAACAAAGATACTAATTTCATTCTACCTCTAAATACATCAACAGTTTCTTCCTCGCCATCTATTGTAACTTTTTTTTCCCCTAATCTCAGTGTGATCATTTCAACGCTTAGGTCAAACTCATTTAACCAATTTTTCCATGATCCACCAACATCGTAGCTATTAATTACTAGTTTCGGAAAgtcattaaaattcaaatttctagCCATATTCAAAAATAGCTTAAACTTACCTCCGAACACCCTTCGAAACCTctataacaatgtaatcaccACTCACCTTGTAGAGTGTCTCCCACTTATCACAGAAAATACACCACGGAAAATCATTAACCACTGTATCACCACTATCGATGGCCGATATCACCAGTTATTCACCACtacaccacaatataataaCGTATCACCGCTCACAATTCTCCCCGAACAatcctgcctacgacgccatgttaTATTGCTGGGGAGCAATAAAGCACTCACCATGCACTCCTGATCACAAGAGGCCGTCAGCTtggtctccagtcactatatagcgatggggggtcacgtgtctcctagacgtctaagccgtagcctaatagccgtctaagccgtagcttccagtagttataacttctagtagtctatttagcc of the Watersipora subatra chromosome 4, tzWatSuba1.1, whole genome shotgun sequence genome contains:
- the LOC137394031 gene encoding uncharacterized protein, translated to METVKAGNFNVKLEVDAVENKSEGKDSQFKFDSDFDNEKEMNRVSSRDKYKSRGYGKDRKSSKYDKDYSKVRSSRDYSSSSRDSVRERPFEWRRRSRDRYSPRRYDDRSSKNSRRYQFPGADKCYGCGVRGHEIRFCPEVRCFFCAPKGHTIKDCKVRRSQRRDRYESSGSSEGRRSPTPRVRFSESSHSS